Proteins encoded in a region of the Candidatus Eisenbacteria bacterium genome:
- a CDS encoding peptide chain release factor-like protein, protein MPTIDPDKVRRETTEEFLRVRGPGGQHRNKSETGVRLRHVPTGIVVTAVESRSRARNRKVAWERLLERLAARRKRRKKRVATKPPPASQAERLEKKRRRSRVKTERREPSVDD, encoded by the coding sequence ATGCCGACGATAGATCCGGACAAGGTCCGTCGCGAGACGACGGAGGAGTTTCTCCGCGTCCGCGGTCCCGGAGGCCAGCACAGGAACAAGAGCGAGACCGGCGTCCGGCTTCGGCATGTGCCGACAGGAATCGTCGTTACCGCCGTCGAAAGCCGCTCCCGGGCCCGAAACCGGAAGGTCGCGTGGGAGAGGCTTCTCGAACGGCTCGCCGCCCGGAGGAAGCGGAGGAAGAAGCGCGTGGCGACGAAGCCGCCGCCCGCCTCGCAAGCCGAGCGTCTCGAGAAGAAGAGAAGACGCTCCCGCGTGAAGACGGAGCGTCGAGAACCTTCGGTGGACGATTGA